A single Tenacibaculum sp. Bg11-29 DNA region contains:
- a CDS encoding contractile injection system tape measure protein: MITGEEHTINKVFVEVNTKSKKVAEEYKNSIETFLKEEVFPQIEKYFNSLKLSSEEVIQQISKLTLEVNLSNRNSVLNFKTAQQEVKQQILEQLKIVLDKPTAHDVKVNSLTVSKSNLNTFFYFLENGTLPWWSNIDGKAVFSRKILFEITENENFETQFLKAIRNNKIKQRLINQFFDDELQLLFLGILNKSKGLKEILSTISNAKIQSEEKRKNIWFCVIEGVLVKDFLKIITAIKKDSTQLTAKSKENTEFKEKYTQLQEKVSENIQNYKGESKLEYILELFYEALPELKEKVENEKRISVSLSKNKLREKAGEKNIFQKGKDINTPKNITKEKEIFLKKNKQDSIKEQEEGTSEQQEFLALKTAQRSLERKEYQKVNEKRITTEELKKVKNNIKGEKEIRDFVEQELEKGTENKLTDSESKEAFIEKEKLRITKEKKIEETNNKKLNLIGDKLSKENVFQNQIIKTNKEELGNKFTNEKSEDNESYVVAKDVKIHSEKSDKEVLERENEISKDNTSLKNTDERAKGLEVNRFSKNNKEKELIVDNRIKTQESFNELNSQIIKNKTGVVNQNTSYFVDNAGLILIHPFLKQFFNSCNFLNEENKIIKPIQAVHLLHYVATKREKQVESNLVFEKFLCNVPINHSIPRNITLSEELKEKAEELLKAVTQNWEVLKKSSPDLIRNEFIQRAGKLDLTKDNPSITIERKAQDILLDKLPWNYSMCKLPWMDILIFTNW; this comes from the coding sequence ATGATAACAGGTGAAGAGCATACAATCAATAAAGTATTTGTTGAGGTAAATACAAAAAGTAAAAAAGTAGCAGAAGAATATAAAAATTCAATTGAAACTTTTTTAAAAGAAGAAGTGTTTCCGCAAATTGAAAAGTATTTTAATTCATTAAAATTAAGTTCAGAAGAAGTTATTCAACAAATATCAAAACTAACATTAGAAGTTAATTTATCTAACAGAAATAGCGTTTTAAATTTTAAAACAGCACAACAAGAAGTAAAACAGCAAATTTTAGAGCAATTAAAGATAGTTTTAGATAAGCCAACAGCACATGATGTAAAAGTTAATTCATTAACTGTATCAAAATCTAACCTAAATACATTTTTTTATTTTTTAGAAAACGGAACACTTCCTTGGTGGAGTAATATCGACGGTAAGGCTGTTTTTTCTAGAAAAATATTATTTGAAATTACCGAAAATGAAAACTTTGAGACGCAATTTTTAAAAGCTATTCGAAATAATAAGATAAAACAACGATTAATAAATCAATTTTTTGATGATGAACTTCAGCTATTGTTTTTAGGGATTTTAAACAAATCAAAAGGCTTGAAAGAAATATTATCAACTATTTCTAATGCTAAAATACAATCAGAAGAAAAAAGAAAAAATATATGGTTTTGTGTTATTGAAGGAGTTCTGGTAAAAGATTTTCTTAAAATAATTACTGCTATTAAAAAGGATAGTACTCAACTAACAGCTAAAAGTAAAGAAAATACTGAGTTCAAAGAAAAATATACACAGTTACAAGAGAAAGTTAGTGAAAATATTCAAAATTATAAAGGAGAAAGTAAGCTAGAATATATTCTAGAACTTTTTTATGAAGCATTACCTGAATTAAAAGAAAAAGTAGAAAACGAAAAAAGAATTTCTGTTAGTTTGAGCAAAAATAAATTAAGAGAAAAGGCGGGTGAAAAAAATATTTTTCAAAAAGGAAAAGACATAAATACTCCAAAAAATATAACGAAAGAGAAAGAAATTTTTTTGAAAAAGAATAAACAGGATTCAATTAAAGAACAGGAAGAGGGGACTTCAGAACAACAGGAATTTTTAGCGCTAAAAACAGCTCAAAGAAGCTTAGAACGAAAGGAGTATCAAAAAGTAAATGAAAAAAGAATAACTACTGAAGAACTTAAAAAGGTAAAGAATAACATTAAAGGAGAAAAAGAAATTCGTGATTTTGTTGAGCAAGAATTAGAAAAAGGAACTGAAAATAAACTAACAGATAGCGAAAGTAAGGAAGCTTTTATTGAAAAAGAAAAATTAAGAATAACGAAAGAAAAAAAGATAGAAGAAACGAATAATAAAAAACTAAATCTAATAGGAGATAAGCTAAGTAAAGAAAACGTCTTTCAAAATCAAATTATTAAAACGAACAAAGAAGAGTTAGGTAATAAATTTACAAATGAAAAAAGTGAAGATAATGAATCTTATGTAGTAGCTAAAGATGTTAAAATTCACTCAGAAAAAAGTGATAAGGAAGTTTTAGAAAGAGAAAACGAAATAAGTAAAGATAATACTTCTCTTAAAAATACAGATGAAAGAGCAAAAGGATTAGAGGTAAATAGATTCTCAAAAAATAATAAAGAAAAGGAGTTAATAGTTGACAACAGAATAAAAACTCAAGAATCATTTAATGAATTAAATAGTCAAATAATTAAAAATAAAACAGGTGTTGTAAATCAAAACACTTCATATTTTGTTGATAATGCTGGACTAATTTTAATTCATCCATTTTTAAAACAGTTTTTTAATTCGTGTAATTTTCTAAACGAAGAAAATAAAATAATAAAACCAATTCAAGCAGTTCACTTATTACACTATGTCGCAACAAAAAGAGAAAAGCAAGTTGAAAGTAATTTAGTCTTTGAGAAGTTTTTATGTAATGTTCCTATAAATCATTCAATTCCTAGAAATATTACGCTATCAGAAGAACTAAAAGAAAAGGCAGAAGAATTATTAAAAGCAGTAACCCAAAACTGGGAAGTACTTAAAAAATCATCTCCAGATCTTATTAGAAATGAATTTATACAAAGGGCTGGAAAATTAGATTTAACCAAAGATAATCCTAGTATTACTATAGAAAGAAAAGCGCAAGATATACTGTTAGACAAGTTACCATGGAATTACAGTATGTGTAAACTGCCGTGGATGGATATACTAATTTTTACAAACTGGTAA
- a CDS encoding DUF4157 domain-containing protein gives MKRRTRRLQPQIVKKETPFFKPSIQAKLKMGSSGDKHEVEADKMADKVVSKKNEGGLLQRKKGEDEVQQKPLASEITSLIQKKENSEEEQPLQKKEEEETIQKQEEEAVQAKEEEEIQTKSKTRTKSQPSFEGKLRKGSGGQKMDAQTLKEMESSFGADFNNVKIHNDLGASQMSQEIGAQAFTNGNDIYFNKGKYNPNSNKGKHLLAHELTHTIQQKGMVQKKVQRKPDSAVPANNQKDKNILEKYKTAFPFFYAYMNNHFGEYLTGSEKIKTALLKNSVGILTPEKIKETTDFEKGNGPKIELVEFSNPNQNGEYFYQGNIIKLNYKLVEKYEEVLSNPNATAEQKNAISISLNQVLINEFTHYGDALDDIDAIQNTQGQVVNNPSPGEGLEGNFTSAYDEGNEAVAEIFEFYGTSMIEGLQNYAAHEKGIYLDPNTLKEIEKDPSLIDKSLIPPIPKIK, from the coding sequence ATGAAGCGAAGAACAAGAAGACTACAGCCACAAATCGTAAAAAAAGAAACGCCTTTTTTTAAACCAAGTATTCAAGCAAAGTTGAAAATGGGAAGTTCTGGAGATAAACACGAGGTAGAAGCCGATAAAATGGCTGATAAAGTGGTTAGTAAAAAAAATGAAGGTGGTTTATTACAAAGAAAAAAAGGAGAAGATGAGGTACAGCAAAAACCGTTAGCTTCTGAAATAACATCATTGATTCAAAAAAAGGAAAATTCAGAAGAAGAACAACCTCTTCAAAAAAAGGAGGAAGAAGAAACGATTCAAAAACAAGAAGAAGAGGCTGTTCAAGCTAAAGAAGAGGAAGAAATACAAACGAAATCAAAAACAAGGACTAAATCACAACCCTCTTTTGAAGGTAAATTAAGAAAAGGGAGTGGAGGACAAAAAATGGATGCTCAAACGTTAAAAGAAATGGAATCAAGTTTTGGTGCAGATTTTAATAATGTAAAAATACATAATGATTTGGGGGCATCTCAAATGAGTCAAGAAATAGGAGCGCAGGCATTCACAAATGGAAACGATATTTATTTTAATAAAGGAAAGTACAATCCTAATTCTAATAAAGGAAAGCATTTATTAGCGCATGAGTTAACGCATACCATTCAACAAAAAGGTATGGTGCAAAAGAAAGTTCAAAGAAAACCCGATTCAGCAGTTCCTGCGAATAATCAAAAAGATAAAAACATTTTAGAAAAATATAAAACAGCATTTCCTTTTTTCTATGCTTACATGAATAATCATTTTGGAGAATATTTAACAGGAAGTGAAAAAATAAAAACAGCATTACTCAAAAATTCTGTAGGTATTTTAACTCCTGAAAAAATTAAAGAAACAACTGATTTTGAAAAAGGGAATGGCCCTAAAATAGAATTAGTAGAATTTTCGAATCCTAATCAAAATGGAGAATATTTTTATCAAGGGAATATAATTAAATTAAATTATAAACTAGTAGAGAAGTATGAAGAAGTATTGTCGAACCCTAATGCAACAGCTGAGCAAAAAAATGCCATAAGTATAAGTTTAAATCAAGTTTTAATAAACGAATTTACACATTATGGTGATGCATTAGATGATATCGATGCGATACAGAATACCCAAGGTCAAGTAGTAAATAATCCATCACCTGGAGAAGGATTGGAAGGTAATTTTACTTCAGCTTACGATGAAGGAAATGAAGCTGTAGCAGAAATTTTTGAATTTTATGGAACCTCAATGATAGAAGGACTACAAAACTATGCAGCACATGAAAAAGGAATTTATTTGGATCCTAATACGCTTAAAGAAATAGAAAAAGATCCTTCATTGATTGATAAAAGTTTAATACCTCCAATACCTAAAATAAAATAA